The Festucalex cinctus isolate MCC-2025b chromosome 14, RoL_Fcin_1.0, whole genome shotgun sequence DNA window TAAAAACCTGTTCTTCTTAGCACAGTGAGCGCTTGTTTATTGTGGTGCAGCACCAGTGTGTTAATAGTCTGTACTTGCTACATTTCTGATCAACGTTGCCACCTGCTGTGAACGCACTAGCACTCGTATAAGCTAATCATAGTCCATTATTCAACTATAACTACCCATTCATGTGGCAGCCTTCTCAGTTTTGACATTAGCATGTCACAGCTGGAAAATATTTCCCAGCAAGTCTGGCTGTTTTAGTCGTGTTTTGACTGCACAATCTGTGATCAGCACCACGTGTGTGACTCCTCCGCCACACACTGCCCCCTTCTTCCTACTTGTCTTTTTCACTCTTCCAACATGGCAGGCTGCCAGAATTGCACCTCACATTAACGTGTGCCGCGCCGGAGATGTCTACATCATCATATGTCCTAAACGCACTCTTTGCTCTAAGTTAATTTGTCGTAGAGGATTGACGGATGAGCACAAGTGTTGACCCTGAACGAGAGCTTGTGTGACCAGCCTCGGGCCCGTTGGCGCTGCACTATTGTTCAATAGAGTCCTGTGTGCGGACTGGAAGTGGGGAGGTGGGGGCTTCTCCCTACTGACTGCCTCAATTCAGCTGGAAATCAGAGCAGcatcacccccccaccccacacccACCCTTCCCACATGGCCTTAGCAACCACGCCACGCCGACAGTTGCCAGGCAACCAGACAATGCTGGAGCCACTGGCTGCAGTGTGTGTGAGTTTTCCACGTACAAACGTGGCAAAGGATGCTTCTTATGTTGGTGAAGAATATTCACTTCGTTATGTAAATAGTTATGAAGCATCCGATGAGATTTAAATTGTACGACTGAATATGTAGTGATTATATGAAGAGATTACCGCGTTGTGGATTAGGGGAAATGAATCGTCGAGGATTTGAGCCGTGTTGGCTGCATTAGCATCATGCCATTTTATTTCTAGTCAAAATGAGGTCATGTAATTATTAGATTATCTTTCAATGATCAACAACACCTTCCATCCTAAAATTCTTCATTTGAAATATTAATCCATTACACTAAATTAAAAAGCATtaggtaaatatatatatatatatatatatatatatatatatatatatatatatatatatatatatatatatatatatataacggtTTCTTTTGCTCCTCTTTATACTCTCTTATGCcaatttaatcaaatgaaaTAACTACACTTTATAAACAAATTGACTCCATtaaatgtgaactttttttgggaaaaaatatagagtagaCTCACTcaattttctgtcattttttaaaagttttatttCCAATTGCAGTTATTGCACACTTTTCCTGATTCACCAGCGCATTCATCACCAACTTCTATTTCCAAAATGGCAGCGCCCATGAAACCAGGGTTCACCACTCccgcaaaaaaattaaaaaaatgaggtTCAGCGATAGACAGCCGACTCAGAAAGTAGTGCTTTAGTTTGAGCTTGGGTGTACTGCATCTAAATAAGTTCATGTTTTTTCCTAATCATCGTTCATGAATGGAATTTGACAAGTTATTATCAATTTTGGGGGGAAGAGATTCTGCACAGACATTCgtccaaaataataattttaaattctAAAAATTCCTTTTAGCAAGAAAAATGAAGTAGACAAACTTTAGTTGCACTTTAGCGGGTCACATATGTTAtacatttgggaagaaaatattaaatattgtcAAGAGGTGGATTTGAAATCTTTCCTTATACTGATGTGATCATTTTATGGCTACAAATGAACATCACCAGAATATTTCTGTCACTGCATGCGTGCAAGCTCTTCctataaatataaacagtacATGCTTGCTCATAAGTAAAGTTCTCCTTGACTGCTCAGTGGTGGAagtaaaaatctttttgaattaCATTCAATGCTTGTGCAgtattcatttgtcattttattcatatatctatgccagtgacatAGCCTAAGTAGTGACAtacagaacaattaaatgctcttccattATATGGCACAAGATACATGTGTTACCTGTTGCCATTTATATTCCAGAATAATACCTTAATTTGTGTTCAGCTAAGCCAGACTTGTGCTAAAAaggaagaaacaaataaaacttaTTGAACTGCAAAGAAAAAATACGACTTtgagaaatataatttaaatCGATTGGGGAAATAATCTTGATAGTAaaattgatgtatttttttttctggtttgcaatttgagaatttttttttttttttttttttttttttttgcaatttgagAATTTGTTTTGGCTATCGCCTCATTCCTCCAACCGCTAGAGGGCGCCTTAAGGAGAGCAGTACAGGAATTCTGTGTTTCCTTGAACTTTGACCCCTGAGCTTCTGCCTGGCTGGCTCGCCGAggaataataatataatgaaaGTATTGTAGATGATGACTGTCTTGTCAAGGCTTTGTTTGCCAATGTAACAACAACTACTCGTCCTTTCTGACAGTATTCGTGGAGAATATCTTGTCGGATAACTCAGCAATGGCTTTATTGATGTGCTCTTTGGCGCTACTGGGTTGTGTTTTGCTACTTTGCTAACCAGTTAGCATGCTACGCGCTGTCATCGCTGATAATGCTAACTTCAACGCGTCACTTTCAAGTCCGAATAACATCCGCATTTGGAATCATTGCGTAAATCCGATGTGCAGcaacgtatgtttttttttgtccggaaACTATGACTCTCACTCTTTAGCAATGTACGCACTGCCAGTGATTTATTGTAGTGCAACAAGCAGCTTGCAAGAACGTAATAATTGGGAGCTTGCTAACCTGAGCTAGGCTGGGTTTATCACTCGTAGCGTCCGTCAAGCTCAGTGGAGAGATTTGCTCAAGTTCATTGGAAATCACTTCGTATCTAGAAGAAGGTAACATCGCTCGCGGTCTCCGGACGTGACAAAGTTTCGAGAAACTATGGCCAATGTCACGGATCTGCAGACCAAATACAGCAGGTTGGCGCAAGAGTACTCTAAGGTAAAGTAACCTTTCTAATCATGTCAATTATATTTTGATGTTTCATATGCATAGGTTGTCATTGAAAGGATATTGAgatggaattttagtttttgcatACTAATATTTTGCTTTTCACCATGTCAACGTCAGTGCGAAATGtttaaattgattattttaacaaggcATCTCCACTGTGAAGAACATGACGTATAATGTCCCGCATCATAAAGCGTAGTTAGTAATAACCTTCAACATGCACATGCGTGTCGTTAGTGACAATCCCACTATTGCTTCTCAAGTGTAGGAATGTGATTTAATTGTTGGTTATATACGTGCTAATATTTCCAGTTGTCCAGAACTGTGATATTGAATTTGATATTTTGATTACTTTataaaactactactactactactactactactttgttTTGATTAGTGTGTTGAGGGTCTTTGCATATTACATTTAGACATTAAAATGCACACAATGTCATGCAGGCATTCaatttcaaaatttcacatggTCAAATTGGTTCTAAATGGCACTAATGACTGTTTGTTCCACTAAGTGCTCTTTGTTTCCTTGTCAGCTGACTGCATGGCCATTGGTCAGCGTGTGCTGTTTCCTTTTTGACTTATTTCCCATTTAAAAAGTGCTGGCTATGTAGTTGTTCCTGACAAATGGGTATGCAAGTATCGTTCATAGTTTTAAACAATTGTGCCTGCTCTTGAAATGATGACCGCTAAAAAAAGTAGTACGGCTTATATAATACGAACAGCTGCTGTTTTAACACATTTGAATGCCACTGTTGTGTATATTTTCACAGCTGCGTGCACAAAACCAGGTGCTGAAGAAGGCAGTTGTTGATGAGCAGGCCAACTCGGCTTCCCTAAAAGTAAAGTGAtttttaaaagacaaataaCAGAGTTTTGCTGTACATCTCTGGGTTTATTTAGTGCAAATATTTACACAAAAACCCCTTTAACACAGAGATACATAGGATTTTTGAAACTGCAGTGATAAAGACGGGCACACATGTGTGACACTCATCAGGATTTACTTCTTCTGCCTTGTTACCACATGCTGATGTGATATTGTCACACATCTAATAAGACTCTTATGCAGTAATTTGGTGTTATCTCTGTGTAAAAGAGGCGATTCTAATGATTAATCCTAACGTTTGGAGAAACATCTTTTTTCATTTCTGGGTTCTTCGTCTTCAGGACCAACTGAAGCAGAGGGATCAGAGCCTGAGGAAGCAAGAGCAGGAGATGGACAGCCTCAGCTTTCGGAACCAGCAGCTGGCAAAGAGGGTGGAGCTTCTTCAAGACGAGCTGGCTGCTAGTGAATCTAAGGGCAAAAGGGGGAAGGTGATTATGGGGGTGGAACTAGaattgattgtttgttttttgtttttttgctcttaTAATAGCTGTAGCCTCaatcttttgtatgttttttttgtttttaaatcaaatattgaAAGTAACTAGAATGCTGTGGGATCACACAAGCCTAAATAacactgaaataaaatgaaggatTAGAATACAGGTGTTAGAGACTGTAACAATCTTGAGATATTATGCAAATATGGCCCCCGGTGGACAATTCGAAGCTTCAGTTAATTTACCTGCGTCTTTTTAGGATGTTTACATAACCGGAGAAAAGCAACATAAATGCAGGGAGAGCAGAGCCTGAGCCGGTATTTGCTCCCCTGATCTCAGAACTGTTAGGCAGACGCGCTAACTGCTAAGCCACCATGCTGCCGTGACTGTGCTAGTAAACCAATataatgatgtctataaatTTGTGATAAGTAGCTTGAATGTTGTGTGAATGTTTATCTCAGTAAATACCCAACGAACATGTATTTGTATGATAATGATTAAATGCTCTTGTGTTTCCACCTTTAGAATAAAGGAGATTCTCCTTCAAACCATGGTATACGgacacaaaatgtttttgatgaGGACCTGCAGAAAAAGATTGAAGAAAACGAAAGGCTTCACATTCAAGTAATGcgcaattaagtgttttttttttttttttttttttgaaagtttaATGTTGCTGAGAAGTCTATTTTTTCTCTCCTATGTTTTCTTTAGTTTTACGAGGCAGATGAGCAGCACAAGAGGCAGGAGGCTGAGATGAGGGCACGCCTAGAGAAGTTGGAGCAAGACTCTCAACACCAACAGGCCGTCGTGGATGGCCTCACTACGAAGTACACGGAAACCATCGAGAGGCTGCAGAGTGACAAGGCGCGATTGGAGGTGAGAATGAGCGAGAACAAAAAACCAAAGGGATGATTCGTCATTCTGATTGATTGTAAGCTGACTTGATCGAATTGGTGTGCCTTTTGTAGGTTAAAACACAGACTCTGGAGAGGGAGGGAAAAGATTGCCGATTGAGAGCAGAGGAGTGGTAcgttaacttgtttttttttaaagttccttCAAGGATTTAGGGCTTAGTCCTGGTTGACGAATTGTtctgttgcactttttttgcgTGCAGTCAGCAGCAGTTAAGACGATGCCAGACAGAACTCAACAGACAACTGAAACAAAGCAGCAGCGTCATCCAGGAGAAAGTGCCCTTTAATGACACCAGTGAGTGTTTTGCActcaaaaatgaaattaaaccacaagagtttttttttggtcatgaaTGGAGTAGAAATACAGTTTTCTGCTAGTATGCACAAGGGCTTCTCAGTTTACGACGTAACACGAATTTGTAAGTCAGAGCATGTTAAAATTGATAAGTAATGGTTAAGTAAAGTAATAATTACAGGAAATACTAAAAACtaatgctgtcaaagttaaagagttaactaaattaaaaatattgcattaatcatgtattaacacaggTTAattacactattaattttgaccacaaatgaTCCTTTAGCCGACAGCGCTTATGTTAAagatagcacaggttgtgtttgagcaataaacataactgcatgcattaaagcaaagcatttaataaatgtttgtgcatgatattcagaatatttgttcatgtcaaattattgaggtcattttttcccccattttaaattgtgaaagttattaactgattagaaaaagagtagGATGAGCACGCGTAGTGGGTAAcattttttgaagacgtccacataacattaaatgtcgaaaaaaaattaacacataacaggtgctctttaaatttggcgagtgaaaaatatttacaaaaaaagccttttttttaaagtgattaatcaaaattctaaaatgggattaatctgatttaaaaaaattatcattGGACagctctaataacacttaaaggcaataaatggaaaacaatattgtttttccaTATGAcaacgtattattattattttttttattgcagctATGCTACTTTATCGCGCACCATGACCTCGAAGCGTCATAATACGGTGCCACTGTAAACAGAGAACCTAATGTAGTAGATCCTAATCCCCTCAGAATTTCGAACGATTTCTTGGGAATATTTTGCTCATTGAATCATATACCTTGTCCCTCCAACCCTCCAGAATTTAGTGACTACAACAATCTAAATGTGCCGGCACACAATCGAAGACATCAGGTTGGTGTTTGGGGACCGTCTCATCTGTAATGCAGCATTTACTCTGTTTTTATTTGCATGCTGTAGTTTTAATTcactttgaattatatttttttccctaaattcagataaaagcccGGGATTTGGCAGGTCAGGCCTTGAGCTTCATTCAGGACCTGGTGGCTGGTCTGCTGAACTTCCATTCGTACACTGAGCAGAGAGTCCACATCTATCCACTGGACTCTTCTATTGAGTCCATTTCTCCTTTGAATCAGAAGGTCTGTAGAATAGCAAGCACACGCAAATACACTGCATCTCTTGTGAATTTGAATATGAACAGTACGATTACAAACTTTCTCCCCTTCCAGTTTTCTCACTATCTGCATGAGAATGCGTTGTATGTGCGCCCCCTGGAGGAGAGTTTTCTACAGTTACACCAAAGTATCACGGAGGACACGGTCACAGTGCTGGTGAGAGGTTCTTCGACATGATGTGTCCTCTGTCTTTGCATCCTACCAAAATCTATTTGATCTCGTTGAATTGCAGGAGACTGTGGACAAGCTGAAGAACTTCAGTGACATTTTCTCAACATACACCCATTTCCTACAAAAGCTTCTTCCTTATCAACTAAAAAGGTCAGCAGTGTTCTTGCATGTGTGAGATAAGGGCAGAGAGTGGAGGAGGAATGTTTTTTAACTGTCTTCTCCACCCAGCCTAGAGGAGGAGTGCCAGACTCCACTTTGCACTGCTGCCCTTACAGTAAAGAATCAGGAACTGCAGAATGATGTGAATAAAGTGACTATGGTGTTTGACAAACTACAGAACTACGTTACCCTGTTGACCTTGCCCAGTAGGTTAACATGAATTATTCAAACCTGTTGTATCGGCCTTGCACCTAATGTATGCCTTGCGTCTTAGGTGTTCGTCAGGATGGTATGCCGCAAACTAGCACCACTGCCGTCTTCACCCAACTAGCGGCTTGCTTGCACAGTCTTCATGATGTTATTAAAGGTAAAGCAGTTTCACCTTCATGACCTTGGATATAATTTGGACGTGTTCCATATCTACTGCAAAATGGACGTTCAGGTTGTGCTCATCCGACTTAAACATCAAAAGCCAAATTTGCGCTGCCCGAAACCGTCTTGGAACAGACTCCTCATGCTCATCTTTGCATCTGCAAAATTAAGAttaacagttttattttttacttaactCAAATGCATTGAAACATAAAAGCGGGAAGTTGGCATATGTGGTGATAGTTTTCATTCAGTCAATTCGCAAGTGGTTCGATTGTGATGTGCTTCAATGAAGTGATGATGTGCTTCAATGAAGTGATGTCACCTTTAGCAGACATCCCCATGAAATAAAGATGAGTAGCGGTTGTCTCATTTCCCCAAaggaatttgtttttgtaacgTGAACAATTACGGTACATAAAAAGATGGAATTTAACCAGAGTTTCAAATTGGGCATCATACGCTGCAGTGTGAACACAGATCGTGATTTGACAGACCGAATATTGTtgtaaggacaaaaaaaatcagtttgtcatgtttatagtGTATAAaatcagcaacaacaaaaaattagaGACAAGTTGGTTCTTGATATGCTGGCAGTCAGGGGTGGATTACCTCTATAGCAATCtcttgatcattttttttttttttttttttttttttagaactatCTTGCTCGTGTTCCataatatttattaatatttggcAGAGCTGCGGA harbors:
- the ppp1r21 gene encoding protein phosphatase 1 regulatory subunit 21 encodes the protein MANVTDLQTKYSRLAQEYSKLRAQNQVLKKAVVDEQANSASLKDQLKQRDQSLRKQEQEMDSLSFRNQQLAKRVELLQDELAASESKGKRGKNKGDSPSNHGIRTQNVFDEDLQKKIEENERLHIQFYEADEQHKRQEAEMRARLEKLEQDSQHQQAVVDGLTTKYTETIERLQSDKARLEVKTQTLEREGKDCRLRAEECQQQLRRCQTELNRQLKQSSSVIQEKVPFNDTKFSDYNNLNVPAHNRRHQIKARDLAGQALSFIQDLVAGLLNFHSYTEQRVHIYPLDSSIESISPLNQKFSHYLHENALYVRPLEESFLQLHQSITEDTVTVLETVDKLKNFSDIFSTYTHFLQKLLPYQLKSLEEECQTPLCTAALTVKNQELQNDVNKVTMVFDKLQNYVTLLTLPSVRQDGMPQTSTTAVFTQLAACLHSLHDVIKEMSKHYNQKASLEQELPTATQKLFTTTECLLGSLGSLTNSTGKLATFFSNNLDFFTSSGYGPRGNTTALNPLQAEIMLSNKKKAAAYMHALKKPRPQSVPYREALSNRRILTSSTESREGLTQQVQQSQEKIARLEQEKEHWLLEAQLGKVRLEKENQRISDLEAQLTMALGAGQNSQTTAVSSLTQNHEEVETPLKTAPKETMCTSLVGMLCTVPIAEHVGDEESREQLIKTHYMTRVGELTTQLQVSDSKAVHFHSECRALAKRLAIAEKSRETVVEEMKRASQNITHLQDELSTTKRSYEDQLSMMSDHLCSMNETLSKQREEIDTLKLGSKANSKKNKGR